DNA sequence from the Pseudorca crassidens isolate mPseCra1 chromosome 6, mPseCra1.hap1, whole genome shotgun sequence genome:
tacaAAAGGAAACACTCAGTACAGCCATAcacaaaagatgaaaaagacaacTTTACAGAGTaataaatgctataaagaaaataGTGTGATGTGATGGACAGTAAATACCAGGAACAGCATCATCCAGGTGGTAGAAAAAGGAGCCAGCATGCCAAGATCTTGAGACTAAGACGCTCCAGGTAACAGGAGCAACaaatgcaaaggctctgaggctggAGTGAGCTTGGCAGTTGGGAGAAAGCATAGAAGCCAGTGTAACTAGACTTCCGGATTTGGGGCAGCTGCATCTGGCCTGTGAGCCCTTTTAGTCACAGGAGGTTGGGTGGCAAGAGCACTGGCTTTGGAGTCAAAAGGTCTAAATTTCAATCTTGCTCTGACACTAGCTAGCCATGTGGACTTGGAAAAGGCCCTGTACCTCCCaagcctcaatttccacatctgtTCACCGAAACTTACCACTTTGGACTGTTGAGTCTAAAAGAGAAGCACTTGGTTCATGGGaacaacaaaatattagtttCCTTCTTACTCACCCCTCCGCTTCTGCTGGAATACCCCCTCCATTAAGGAACACTTACAATTCTGCCAGGAGCCTTTGTGTCTCCTTGACAGCCATGAGGGTTAGGAAATTCTGTTGCAAGTTGTGAGGAAATTTCCTCCTTAGAACTTCCCTGGGGCCCCAAGCCTTTCCGCCTAAATTTCTCCCTCCCTACACCcaaccttcccccctcccccaccgtaCAAGGCAGTGGGATTGCGGGTAAGAGCCTAAGTAAGCCTTATAGTCAAAAGAGAAACCCATCACACCTCAACTGGGCCGCTTCTCAGCTGTGACAGCTCCCCGACTGCCTTCCGGTACCCTTCTGGGCCGCAGGATCATCTGTGAAATGCAAGGCAGTAACACCGCCTGCCTCAACTGGTCGGTGCTACAATTAGCTGAGATCACGCACGTAATAGCTCTGAGTAGAGGGTCTGGCCCGAACTAGGCGCTCAATAATCAGCTGCTAGATCTCAGGCTGACGTCGTGGCCGGAGGCCCCAAAACTGGGAGCTCTGTCGGGTGGCTGGGAGCGCCACGGTCCCGGCCGCGCTGAGGTTGAGCGGTTCGGTAGCGAGCCACTCCCTGAACGCTTTGCAAATCCGTGCCTTCCTTTGGGCGTTTTACGTTTCCTGCACTCAGCGTCGCCTTGCGGCGAGTCCTGGTCATCGCCTCTTCTCAGCACCTCCGCGCAAGAAAACTTCGGGAGCTCAGCACCGGGTCCGGGGACTCGATCTTGGGAAGAAACGGGCCGCGATGGCCCACCCTCCAGGGAAAAGAGGGCTGAGGGTCGTGAGGAAAGTCTCTTATGGGGAGCCTTGTCTACTTCCTCCCTAGCGTCGCCCCAAAGAGAGGCCTCGACCTCTAAAGAAAAGGAGTTTAGACGCTGGGAAGAACTTCCACATCTCGAGCCAGGAAAGCGCGGTTTTAGCGGAGTGGCCACCGGGTGGCCTGGTACCTCTATCCCTGAAGGTCTCGGCCTGGCTCAggccccccaaaaagaaaaagcGGAGTCAGCCTCGGCTGTGGCGAGCGCCGTACATGTGTCTCAGCACTTTCTATTGTAATCCCCGAGGGCTGCGGCCAGGTCAGCGGttgcgggagaggccgcggctgCCCCGGGGACACCAGAGCTGACCGCAGCTTGCCCGCTGACTCAGCTCCCCCCCACCGCAGCGGGAGAGGGTGCGGAGAGCGGGCGAGGCCTGGTATAAAGCCCCGCACGCCCGCCCAGCTCGCGCGCAGCCTCTCCGCTTCCGTCAGTACCGCTCCCACCCACCGGGTGAATACTCGGTGCTGGGGCGCGGTCTCTTCGGGCCGGGGAGGGCGAGATGGGGAAAAGCCGCTAGCGGCCAGGGTCCGGCCCGCGGTCCTTCACCTCCCATCAGGGTTGGGAGAGGTTGGGCGGGGTTGGGCGGGCCTGGGCGGGGAGTGGGCTCTCGAGACGCTGAGCGCTTGGTCCCGTCCCTGTCTGCAGCGGCATGAGCAGCGCCCCCGCACAGGGCCCAGCGCCCGCCAGCCTCACGCTTTGGGATGAGGAGGACTTCCAGGGCCGCCGCAGCCGGCTGCTGAGCGACTGCACCAACATCGGCGAGCGCGTAGGCCTGCGCCGGGTGCGCTCGGTCAAGGTGGAAAATGGCGCGTGAGTGATGCCCCGGCGCGGttgggctgggttggggggcgCCAGGCTCCCCTGGCGCAAGCTGCGAGACGGGGTCCtcggctcccagtcctccattcCCCAGACTGTATGTAAGCCCCGGCTGAGAGAGACCCAGCCACGTGGAACATATCTCGGCTTCCTCAAAACTCCCCACCTGCCCCAAAACAAATCATGAGAAAGATTGTATCCTCGTGTGAGCTAAAGGGATAAAGGCGAGAAGCGACCCTTTGCGGGACTCCGTGGGGCCAGTCTGAACCCTGAAGGGGTTCCCAGTGTATTTCTGTCCCTTCCAAAGTTAGATGGCTCTAAGCTTCGTTTAGCAAAAGAAGCCAAATCCCTTCCGCCCGCCCCACCCCGGTCTCCTAGAGACTGGGGCCCTCAAGAAAGCTGAGGCCCCTGAGCTATTGCAGTTTGCTACTGCAGGTTAGGGGGGTTCCTACACCTACCTTTGCAGGGGCCAAAATCCTTGCGATAGGAGTGCTTGGTCGGGTGATCTTCGTAGACTGGAAAATTCCTTCCAGCCTGGGGGCCCTGAGCTGGAAGCCTGGACCCCTCAAACCCCAGATAGAAGCCGGCTTAGGGTCTTTAGCCTCTAGAGGGGCTGGGTTGCCTTGTGATGGGTGTGTTAAGGGAAAGGCCTTGGGTGGAGGCAAAGATCGGTTCTGTAAaagcaagggggagggggaggaatgaATGAGGCTGGGGCAGATGCCTCGCAGCTTCCATTATTTTTCCCCAGTTGGGTGGCCTTCGAGTACCCCGACTTCCAGGGACAGCAGTTCATTCTGGAGAAAGGTGACTACCCTCGCTGGAGTGCCTGGAGCGGCAGTGGCGGCCACCACAGCGACCAGCTGCTGTCCTTCCGGCCAGTGCTCTGCGCGGTGAGcacagccctccccctccccctctgcgtCCTAGCTCCTAGCTCCAGGCCCTGGCCCCACCACAGCACCTGGAAAGACTGTCCCCTCACTGTACGGGGGGTGTAAACACAACTCCTAGATGGGTAGGAGTGGCATTACTTCCCAGAACCAGAGGGGTCTCAGAAATTGTGGAACGTGGGCCTAAGCCAAGC
Encoded proteins:
- the CRYBA2 gene encoding beta-crystallin A2, with amino-acid sequence MSSAPAQGPAPASLTLWDEEDFQGRRSRLLSDCTNIGERVGLRRVRSVKVENGAWVAFEYPDFQGQQFILEKGDYPRWSAWSGSGGHHSDQLLSFRPVLCANHSDSRVTLFEGENFQGCKFELNDDYPSLPSMGWASKDVGSLKVSSGAWVAYQYPGYRGYQYVLEQDRHSGEFRNYSEFGTQAHTGQLQSIRRVQH